One stretch of Rathayibacter festucae DSM 15932 DNA includes these proteins:
- a CDS encoding phosphotransferase, translating to MSGPDLSRQTSMAGVRVPEVAIALNGGVAPELVWRNQLDGLTFRVRDGYLKWNLRARGVDLGREAARLEWLAGRHPVPRILERGEDAEAQWLLTAPIDGASAVAPEWIARPEEAVRAIAAALRAVHALSVAEVPAALRGDSWFDRRPAALGAAPALDEPVVVHGDACAPNTLIGVDGRWCASVDVGDLGVGDRWADLAVAVVSLGWNYGEGWGPLLLREYGIESDEERAQYYRELWGLES from the coding sequence ATGAGCGGGCCGGATCTGAGCAGGCAGACGTCGATGGCGGGGGTGCGGGTGCCCGAGGTGGCGATCGCGCTCAACGGGGGAGTCGCGCCGGAGCTGGTGTGGCGGAACCAGCTGGACGGGCTGACCTTCCGGGTGCGGGACGGGTACCTCAAGTGGAATTTGCGGGCGCGCGGTGTCGACCTCGGGCGGGAGGCGGCGCGGCTCGAGTGGCTCGCCGGACGGCATCCGGTGCCGCGGATCCTCGAGCGCGGCGAGGACGCCGAGGCGCAGTGGCTGCTGACGGCGCCGATCGACGGCGCGAGCGCTGTCGCTCCGGAGTGGATCGCGCGGCCGGAGGAGGCGGTGCGGGCGATCGCGGCGGCACTGCGGGCGGTGCACGCACTGTCGGTGGCCGAGGTGCCCGCGGCGCTGCGCGGCGACTCGTGGTTCGATCGGCGCCCCGCGGCGCTCGGCGCGGCTCCGGCGCTGGACGAGCCCGTCGTCGTGCACGGGGACGCCTGCGCGCCGAACACCCTGATCGGTGTCGACGGCCGCTGGTGCGCCTCCGTCGACGTCGGCGATCTCGGCGTGGGCGACCGCTGGGCGGATCTCGCGGTCGCGGTGGTCAGCCTCGGCTGGAACTACGGCGAGGGCTGGGGGCCGCTGCTGCTCCGCGAGTACGGGATCGAGTCGGACGAGGAGCGGGCGCAGTACTACCGGGAGCTGTGGGGGCTCGAGTCCTGA
- a CDS encoding type II toxin-antitoxin system death-on-curing family toxin, whose translation MTVYLTSEQVVAINAAIKGSQARCDDPAGVDAAVGRASSTFGGLDLLPTLWLKAASLLHGIASTQYFADGNKRTAFVAATLLLELNGAPLKPMEVIAREVLVLGAAVSLLSVEQVAEWLEVHALAADSRVFLDEDRTTIVGGTLHLTEFAHGASVLRNVHATDVRFLGPAVVTFLGRTALFNPFWEYGEQRESMLYERPPGTSIVGVTVFENSVFERCLFSDIGIAGTAEMLRDFRRESGDLGPIGFTL comes from the coding sequence GTGACCGTCTACCTCACCAGCGAGCAGGTCGTCGCGATCAATGCGGCGATCAAGGGCAGCCAGGCCAGGTGCGACGACCCGGCCGGAGTCGACGCCGCCGTCGGACGTGCGTCGTCCACCTTCGGCGGGCTCGATCTCCTCCCGACGCTCTGGCTCAAGGCCGCCTCGCTCCTGCACGGAATCGCGAGCACGCAGTACTTCGCTGACGGCAACAAGCGGACGGCGTTCGTCGCGGCGACACTGCTGCTCGAGCTCAACGGTGCGCCGCTGAAGCCGATGGAAGTGATCGCGAGGGAGGTGCTGGTCCTCGGGGCCGCGGTGAGCCTGCTCAGCGTCGAGCAGGTCGCGGAGTGGTTGGAGGTGCACGCACTTGCGGCGGACAGCCGCGTCTTCCTCGACGAGGACAGGACGACCATCGTCGGCGGGACGCTCCATCTGACGGAGTTCGCGCACGGCGCGAGTGTTCTTCGCAACGTCCACGCGACGGACGTTCGGTTCCTCGGGCCGGCCGTCGTCACCTTCCTCGGCCGGACCGCGCTCTTCAATCCGTTCTGGGAGTACGGAGAGCAGCGGGAATCGATGCTCTACGAACGTCCGCCCGGCACGTCGATCGTCGGGGTCACGGTCTTCGAGAACAGCGTCTTCGAGCGCTGCCTCTTCTCCGACATCGGCATCGCAGGCACTGCCGAGATGCTGCGCGACTTCCGGCGTGAGAGCGGCGACCTGGGTCCCATCGGCTTCACCCTGTGA
- a CDS encoding GNAT family N-acetyltransferase: MSASIAVGHGTVLRLIVREDGPALAEAYRRNRRRLAPWEPLRSARFFESGGQTDAITDALHGHRSGALLPLVLERGDQLVGRVTLSNVVRGAFDSADLGYWVDGELEGRGVMTRAVGATLGLARDELRLHRVQAGTLLHNVGSQTVLERNGFERIGVARRYLRIAGEWQDHLLFQVLLEDAATTPLLPPQPSPMRLV; encoded by the coding sequence GTGTCAGCCTCGATCGCCGTCGGCCACGGCACCGTCCTCCGCCTGATCGTCCGCGAAGACGGTCCCGCGCTCGCCGAGGCGTACCGCCGCAACCGGCGCCGCCTCGCGCCGTGGGAGCCGCTGCGGTCGGCGCGGTTCTTCGAGTCCGGCGGGCAGACCGACGCGATCACCGACGCGCTGCACGGGCACCGGTCCGGGGCGCTGCTCCCGCTGGTGCTCGAGCGCGGCGACCAGCTCGTCGGGCGGGTGACGCTCTCGAACGTGGTGCGCGGCGCCTTCGACAGCGCGGACCTCGGCTACTGGGTCGACGGCGAGCTCGAGGGCCGCGGGGTGATGACCCGCGCGGTCGGCGCGACCCTCGGCCTCGCCCGCGACGAGCTGCGGCTGCACCGGGTGCAGGCGGGCACGCTGCTGCACAATGTCGGCTCGCAGACGGTGCTCGAGCGCAACGGCTTCGAGCGGATCGGAGTGGCCCGGCGCTACCTGCGGATCGCGGGGGAGTGGCAGGACCACCTGCTCTTCCAGGTGCTGCTCGAGGACGCCGCGACGACGCCGCTGCTGCCGCCGCAGCCGTCGCCGATGCGGCTCGTCTAG
- a CDS encoding pyrimidine reductase family protein — translation MSAAIDRLRPAPAQDLDDEQLLAAYADGAGDAWLRVNFVSSIDGAVTREGVSGALGGEADLRVFDLLRRLADVVLVAAGTVRTEGYGPMVLGDEAAAARTAAGLPPHPVLAIVSGSLDLDPGSRIFTEAPVRPIVVTTGTSPERRRAELAEVADVLVCGEDALDAGRMRAALVERGLGRIHCEGGPGLLGTLLAADAVDELCLTISPSLESGDAGRIARGAATPREVRLAHVLAAGDTLLLRYLR, via the coding sequence GTGAGCGCGGCGATCGACCGGCTCCGGCCGGCGCCCGCCCAGGACCTCGACGACGAGCAGCTGCTCGCGGCCTACGCGGACGGCGCCGGTGACGCGTGGCTGCGGGTGAACTTCGTCTCGAGCATCGACGGCGCGGTGACCCGCGAGGGCGTCTCCGGGGCGCTGGGCGGCGAGGCGGATCTGCGGGTCTTCGACCTGCTGCGGCGCCTGGCCGACGTGGTGCTGGTCGCGGCCGGCACGGTGCGGACCGAGGGCTACGGGCCGATGGTGCTCGGCGACGAGGCCGCGGCGGCGCGGACGGCGGCGGGGCTGCCTCCGCACCCGGTGCTCGCGATCGTGTCGGGGTCGCTGGACCTCGATCCCGGGTCGCGGATCTTCACGGAGGCGCCGGTGCGGCCGATCGTGGTGACGACCGGGACGTCGCCGGAGCGGCGGCGCGCGGAGCTGGCCGAGGTCGCGGACGTGCTGGTCTGCGGCGAGGACGCGCTGGATGCGGGACGGATGCGCGCGGCGCTCGTCGAGCGCGGGCTCGGCCGGATCCACTGCGAGGGCGGTCCGGGCCTCCTCGGCACACTGCTGGCCGCGGACGCCGTCGACGAGCTGTGCCTGACGATCAGCCCGTCGCTCGAGTCGGGCGACGCCGGCCGCATCGCCCGCGGCGCTGCGACTCCGCGGGAGGTGCGCCTGGCTCACGTGCTCGCTGCTGGCGACACCCTCCTCCTCCGCTACCTGCGCTGA
- a CDS encoding YihY/virulence factor BrkB family protein, with product MAEKSTTREKTAPEPDDARKPDDVTDITKRSWFYVLKKTGREFGADQCTDLAAALTYYAVLALFPALLAIVSVLGLFGQAQATTQTVLDLVGNLASAEVVDLLRDPIQSLVNSPAAGVAFVTGLVGALWSASGYVGAFGRAMNRVYEIDEGRPFWKLRPTMLGVTVVTVILIVVAALILVLSGPVATAVGDVVGLGPAALSVWNIAKWPVLVIIAVLTIAILYYWAPNIRQPKFRWISVGSILALAIWLLASVGFAFYVANFSNYNKTYGSLGGVIVFLLWIWITNIALLFGAEFDAELERGRELQAGIEAEETIKLPPRDTAASDKKAAVHEKDVRDGRWLRLSSENRGQKGPSQDDEAAKDSEKAAAKDSEKD from the coding sequence CGAGCCCGACGACGCGCGCAAGCCCGACGACGTCACCGACATCACCAAGCGCTCCTGGTTCTACGTCCTGAAGAAGACCGGACGCGAGTTCGGCGCCGACCAGTGCACCGACCTCGCCGCCGCCCTCACCTACTACGCCGTGCTGGCGCTGTTCCCGGCGCTGCTCGCCATCGTCTCCGTCCTCGGCCTCTTCGGCCAGGCGCAGGCGACCACGCAGACCGTGCTCGACCTGGTCGGCAACCTCGCCTCCGCCGAGGTCGTCGACCTGCTGCGCGATCCGATCCAGTCGCTGGTCAACTCGCCGGCCGCCGGCGTCGCCTTCGTCACCGGTCTCGTCGGTGCGCTCTGGTCCGCCTCCGGCTACGTCGGCGCCTTCGGCCGCGCGATGAACCGCGTCTACGAGATCGACGAGGGCCGCCCGTTCTGGAAGCTGCGCCCGACCATGCTCGGCGTCACGGTTGTCACCGTGATCCTCATCGTCGTCGCCGCGCTCATCCTGGTGCTGAGCGGCCCGGTCGCCACCGCCGTCGGCGACGTCGTCGGTCTCGGCCCCGCCGCGCTGTCGGTCTGGAACATCGCCAAGTGGCCGGTGCTGGTGATCATCGCGGTGCTGACCATCGCGATCCTCTACTACTGGGCGCCGAACATCCGCCAGCCGAAGTTCCGCTGGATCAGCGTCGGCTCGATCCTCGCCCTCGCTATCTGGCTGCTCGCCTCGGTCGGCTTCGCGTTCTACGTCGCCAACTTCTCCAACTACAACAAGACCTACGGCTCGCTCGGTGGCGTGATCGTCTTCCTGCTCTGGATCTGGATCACCAACATCGCCCTGCTCTTCGGCGCCGAGTTCGACGCCGAGCTCGAGCGCGGCCGCGAGCTCCAGGCCGGCATCGAGGCGGAGGAGACCATCAAGCTGCCTCCGCGCGACACCGCCGCGAGCGACAAGAAGGCCGCCGTCCACGAGAAGGACGTCCGCGACGGCCGCTGGCTGCGCCTCTCCAGCGAGAACCGCGGCCAGAAGGGCCCCTCGCAGGACGACGAGGCCGCGAAGGACTCCGAGAAGGCGGCCGCCAAGGACTCCGAGAAGGACTGA
- the folP gene encoding dihydropteroate synthase: MRRTIGGRGFDFEREVAVMAVVNRTPDSFYDKGSTFALDRAVEAAVRAAEQGADWVDIGGVPFGRGPAVSLQEELDRVVPVVAAIHGRSDVVISVDTTRAEVARASIAEGASVVNDTSGLHDPGMLAVLAGSSAQLVVTHSVGAPRSEPAAPQYEDVVAEVIEHLRVRVERARAAGIPDDRLIVDPGHDLNKNTLHTLELTRRLGELSVLGLPVLAAVSNKDFIGETLDRPQGERLEGSLAAAVICILNGARIVRMHDVRQAVDAVRLTEAVLGWRQPAYLRHNVAADETADRA, from the coding sequence ATGAGGCGCACGATCGGCGGACGCGGGTTCGACTTCGAGCGGGAGGTCGCGGTGATGGCGGTCGTGAACCGCACACCCGACTCCTTCTACGACAAGGGCTCCACCTTCGCGCTCGACCGGGCCGTCGAGGCCGCGGTGCGGGCCGCCGAGCAGGGCGCCGACTGGGTCGACATCGGCGGAGTGCCGTTCGGCCGCGGGCCCGCCGTCTCGCTCCAGGAGGAGCTGGACCGGGTGGTGCCGGTGGTCGCGGCCATCCACGGGCGCAGCGACGTGGTGATCTCCGTCGACACGACCCGCGCCGAGGTGGCCCGGGCGAGCATCGCCGAGGGCGCCTCCGTCGTCAACGACACCAGCGGGCTGCACGATCCGGGGATGCTCGCGGTGCTCGCGGGCTCCTCCGCCCAGCTCGTCGTGACCCACAGTGTCGGTGCGCCGCGCAGCGAGCCGGCGGCGCCGCAGTACGAGGACGTCGTGGCGGAGGTGATCGAGCACCTGCGCGTCCGGGTGGAGCGCGCGCGGGCGGCGGGGATCCCCGACGACCGGCTGATCGTCGATCCCGGGCACGACCTCAATAAGAACACGCTGCACACGCTGGAGCTGACGCGACGGCTGGGGGAGCTGTCGGTCCTCGGGCTGCCGGTGCTCGCGGCGGTGTCGAACAAGGACTTCATCGGCGAGACCCTCGACCGGCCGCAGGGCGAGCGGCTCGAGGGATCGCTGGCCGCGGCGGTGATCTGCATCCTGAACGGCGCGCGGATCGTGCGGATGCACGACGTGCGGCAGGCGGTGGACGCGGTGCGGCTGACCGAGGCGGTGCTCGGCTGGCGGCAGCCGGCGTATCTGCGGCACAACGTCGCGGCCGACGAGACGGCGGACCGCGCGTGA
- a CDS encoding metal-dependent hydrolase yields the protein MGRSHAVSGALAWSVVTTVPALAAPLGLAGLPLDLRLVGLGVAAGWALVPDADHARATISRSAPGASLLTATAGRISGGHRHGMHSLLAVAVVWYLIPLLVALRFPVPLVGPVSLAAVLTLPAIAFAAKAVRAAPSWPIAWAGALVVTVLLVTLADGTWAWLQVAATLGYLVHVAGDALTTEGINWLWPLRIRSPRWVRRTPVLRRLWTSGGYAAIPVLGSAGSWRETILYWLMSAATIVLTAWLLAEELL from the coding sequence ATGGGTCGCTCCCACGCCGTCTCCGGCGCGCTCGCCTGGTCCGTCGTCACGACCGTCCCGGCCCTCGCCGCACCGCTCGGTCTCGCTGGCCTGCCTCTGGACCTGCGGCTGGTCGGCCTCGGCGTCGCCGCCGGCTGGGCGCTCGTCCCGGACGCCGACCACGCCCGGGCGACGATCTCGCGCTCGGCACCCGGCGCGTCCCTCCTCACCGCGACCGCCGGCCGCATCAGCGGCGGCCACCGGCACGGGATGCACTCACTGCTCGCGGTCGCCGTCGTCTGGTACCTGATCCCGCTCCTTGTCGCCCTGCGCTTCCCCGTGCCGCTCGTCGGCCCGGTCTCGCTGGCCGCCGTGCTCACCCTGCCGGCGATCGCCTTCGCCGCGAAGGCGGTCAGGGCTGCGCCCTCCTGGCCGATCGCCTGGGCCGGCGCGCTCGTCGTGACCGTGCTCCTGGTCACCCTCGCCGACGGCACCTGGGCCTGGCTGCAGGTCGCCGCGACCCTCGGCTACCTCGTGCACGTCGCCGGTGACGCCCTCACCACCGAGGGGATCAACTGGCTCTGGCCGCTGCGGATCCGCTCCCCGCGCTGGGTGCGCCGCACGCCCGTGCTGCGGCGGCTCTGGACGTCCGGCGGCTACGCCGCGATCCCCGTCCTCGGCTCGGCCGGCTCCTGGCGCGAGACGATCCTCTACTGGCTGATGTCGGCCGCCACGATCGTGCTCACGGCCTGGCTGCTCGCCGAGGAGCTCCTCTGA